Proteins encoded in a region of the Phaenicophaeus curvirostris isolate KB17595 chromosome 1, BPBGC_Pcur_1.0, whole genome shotgun sequence genome:
- the SLITRK5 gene encoding SLIT and NTRK-like protein 5, which produces MYACCSTVTLEQDLNKKMHIWMLQTIAFALTSLVLSWAESIEYYGEICDNACPCEEKDSILTVSCENRGIISLFEISPPRFPVYHLLLSGNLLNRLYPNQFVNYTGASILHLGSNDIQDIETGAFHGLRGLRRLHLNNNKLELLRDDTFLGLESLEYLQVDYNYISIIEPNAFSKLHLLQVLILNDNLLSSLPNNLFRFVPLTHLDLRGNRLKLLPYVGLLQHMDKVVELQLEENPWNCSCELIALKDWLDSISYSALVGDVVCETPFRLHGRDLDEVSKQELCPRRLILDYEMRPQTPLSTTGYFHTTPASVNSVATSSSAVYKSPLKPPKGTRQPNKTRVRPTSRLPSKDLGYSNYGPSIAYQTKSPVPLECPTACTCNLQISDLGLNVNCQERKIESISELQPKPYNPKKMYLTENYIALVRRADFVDATGLDLLHLGNNRISVIQDRAFGDLTNLRRLYLNGNRIERLSPELFYGLQSLQYLFLQYNVIREIETGTFEPVPNLQLLFLNNNLLRSLPGNIFSGLSLYRLSLRSNHFSYLPVSGVLDQLKSLLQIDLHENPWDCTCDVVGMKLWLEQLNTGVLVDQVICESPKKFAQSDMRAVRVELLCPDYSDIVVSTPTPSPGQLPARTTASSSTVRLNGTAAAGGSAGGSSSVPLSVLILSLLLVFIMSVFVAAGLFVLVMKRRKKGQGDHASANNSDVSSFNMQYSVYGGGGHHHHHHPHLQQHPPHRGGGAALPKVKTPAGHVYEYIPHPLGHMCKNPIYRSREGNAGEDYKDLHELKVTYGAHPLQPGGAAPPPPPPPPAPPAPGGEDAPVRSPAYSVSTIEPREELLSPGQDAERFYRGVLEPDKHSSSSTLGTPGSALPDYPKLPAAYTYSPNYDLRRAHQYLHPGPGDGRLRETVLYSPPSTVYVEPNRNEYLELKAKLNAEPDYLEVLEKQTTFSQF; this is translated from the coding sequence ACCTCTTGTTGTCTGGAAACCTTTTGAACAGGCTGTATCCAAACCAGTTTGTCAATTACACGGGTGCTTCGATTTTGCATCTGGGGAGCAATGACATACAAGACATTGAAACCGGGGCCTTTCATGGTCTGAGAGGTCTAAGGAGGCTGCACCTGAACAATAACAAGCTGGAACTTTTACGGGATGACACTTTCCTTGGACTAGAGAGTTTGGAATACCTACAGGTTGATTATAATTATATTAGCATCATTGAACCCAATGCCTTCAGCAAACTGCATTTGCTGCAGGTGCTGATTCTCAATGATAACCTCCTCTCCAGTTTGCCCAACAACCTTTTCCGTTTTGTGCCCTTAACTCACCTGGACCTGAGGGGTAACCGGCTGAAACTATTGCCCTATGTGGGCCTTTTGCAGCACATGGATAAAGTGGTAGAGCTGCAGTTGGAGGAAAACCCCTGGAATTGCTCTTGTGAGTTGATTGCTCTGAAGGATTGGCTGGACAGTATCTCCTACTCTGCTCTAGTGGGAGATGTGGTTTGTGAGACCCCTTTCCGCTTACATGGTCGAGATTTGGATGAAGTCTCCAAGCAGGAGCTTTGCCCCAGACGGCTCATCTTGGATTATGAAATGAGACCACAGACACCACTGAGTACCACAGGGTATTTCCACACTACCCCAGCCTCGGTCAACTCTGTGGCCACTTCTTCTTCAGCTGTTTACAAATCCCCTTTGAAGCCCCCCAAAGGGACCCGCCAACCCAACAAAACAAGGGTGCGACCCACCTCCCGCCTGCCCTCAAAAGACCTGGGATACAGCAACTATGGCCCCAGCATTGCCTACCAGACCAAATCCCCGGTGCCTCTGGAGTGCCCCACTGCCTGCACTTGCAACTTGCAGATTTCTGATCTGGGTCTCAATGTCAATTGTCAGGAGAGGAAGATTGAGAGTATTTCTGAACTACAGCCCAAACCTTATAATCCCAAGAAGATGTATCTGACGGAAAACTACATTGCTTTGGTACGCAGGGCCGATTTTGTGGATGCCACTGGGCTGGATTTGCTGCATCTGGGCAATAATCGGATCTCGGTCATTCAGGACCGAGCTTTCGGGGATTTAACTAATTTGCGAAGGTTGTATCTGAATGGGAACAGGATCGAGCGGCTGAGCCCAGAGCTGTTCTATGGGCTGCAGAGCCTGCAGTACCTCTTCCTGCAGTACAACGTCATCCGGGAGATAGAGACAGGCACCTTTGAACCTGTCCCCAACCTTCAGCTGTTGTTTCTGAACAACAATCTTCTGAGGTCTTTGCCGGGGAACATTTTTTCTGGTCTGTCTCTCTACAGGCTGAGCCTGCGGAGCAACCACTTCTCCTACCTGCCGGTGAGCGGGGTGCTGGACCAGCTGAAATCCCTGCTGCAGATCGACCTGCACGAGAACCCCTGGGACTGCACCTGCGACGTGGTCGGCATGAAGCtgtggctggagcagctcaaCACGGGTGTCCTGGTGGACCAGGTCATCTGCGAGTCCCCTAAGAAGTTCGCCCAGAGCGACATGCGGGCCGTCCGGGTAGAGCTGCTGTGTCCCGACTACTCGGACATCGTCGTCTCCACGCCCACGCCGTCCCCGGGCCAGCTGCCGGCTAGAACCACCGCCTCGTCCTCCACCGTTCGCCTCAACGGCACGGCGGCCGCGGGGGGCTCCGCGGGCGGCAGCTCCTCGGTGCCGCTCTCGGTGCTGATCCTCAGCCTGCTGCTGGTCTTCATCATGTCCGTCTTCGTGGCGGCGGGGCTCTTCGTCCTGGTGATGAAGCGGCGCAAGAAGGGCCAGGGCGACCACGCCAGCGCCAACAACTCCGACGTGAGCTCCTTCAACATGCAGTACAGCGTCTACGGCGGCGGcggccaccaccaccaccaccacccgcACCTCCAGCAGCACCCGCCCCaccgcggcggcggcgcggcgctGCCCAAGGTGAAGACCCCCGCCGGGCACGTCTACGAGTACATCCCGCACCCCTTGGGCCACATGTGCAAGAACCCCATCTACCGCTCCCGGGAGGGCAACGCGGGCGAGGATTACAAAGACCTCCACGAGCTCAAGGTCACCTACGGCGCCCACCCGCTGCAGCCCGGGGGCGCggcgccgccccccccgccgcctccccccgcgccgccggcGCCCGGCGGGGAGGATGCGCCGGTGCGCAGCCCCGCGTACAGCGTGAGTACGATCGAGCCGCGGGAGGAGCTGCTCTCCCCGGGGCAAGACGCCGAGCGCTTTTACAGGGGCGTTTTGGAGCCCGACAAACACTCGTCCTCCTCCACGCTGGGCACGCCCGGCTCCGCTCTCCCCGACTACCCCAAGCTCCCCGCCGCCTACACCTACTCCCCCAACTATGACCTTAGGCGCGCCCACCAGTACTTGCACCCGGGGCCGGGGGACGGCCGGCTCCGGGAGACGGTGCTCTACAGCCCCCCGAGTACTGTCTATGTAGAGCCCAACAGGAACGAGTACCTGGAgctaaaagcaaaactaaacGCAGAGCCGGACTACCTCGAAGTGCTGGAAAAACAGACCACGTTCAGCCAGTTCTGA